Proteins from a single region of Corylus avellana chromosome ca11, CavTom2PMs-1.0:
- the LOC132166229 gene encoding umecyanin-like gives MTTTMNVRLLLVVLLIAAAATVLPLTEAAEHVVGDATGWTVPAAATFYSTWAANKNFSVGDVLVFNFTTGAHDVATVDKDAFDTCNKANTLPINNGPASITLNTTGENYFICTIGQHCTGGQKLAVNVTGTSTTPSPPGVMAPPPPPPPPPSGSSASSLAATFSLILVTIASTIFYLF, from the exons ATGACTACAACAATGAACGTGAGGCTTCTTCTTGTTGTACTTCTAattgcagcagcagcaacagtGCTACCTCTAACAGAAGCTGCTGAACATGTGGTCGGAGACGCCACTGGTTGGACCGTACCTGCTGCCGCTACCTTTTACTCCACCTGGGCTGCCAATAAAAACTTTTCAGTTGGTGATGTTCTGG TCTTCAACTTCACCACCGGAGCACATGACGTTGCGACAGTTGACAAAGACGCCTTTGACACCTGCAACAAAGCCAATACTCTCCCCATTAATAATGGACCGGCCAGTATCACCCTTAATACCACCGGAGAAAACTACTTCATCTGTACGATCGGACAGCACTGCACCGGTGGACAAAAGTTAGCCGTTAATGTCACGGGTACCAGCACTACTCCATCACCTCCAGGAGTTATGGCGCCTCCGCCTCCGCCTCCGCCTCCACCGAGTGGCTCATCAGCGTCATCTCTTGCGGCTACTTTCTCTCTTATTCTCGTCACCATTGCCTCGACTatcttttatctattttaa
- the LOC132164889 gene encoding umecyanin-like, translating into MKLTLLVVVLLIAAAATVLPQTEAAAYVVGDTTGWTTPSGNATFSTSWAAKHNFSVGDILAFNFTTGVHDLATVSQVAFDACNTSSNITLTKTGPANFTLNSTGSYYFICTFPQHCSRGQKLAINVTNANSSGTSPPPPAGVILASPPPPSGSSASSLAATFSLILITISSTIFYRF; encoded by the exons ATGAAACTGACGCTTCTTGTTGTTGTACTTCTAATTGCAGCAGCAGCGACAGTGCTACCTCAAACAGAAGCTGCTGCATATGTGGTCGGAGATACCACTGGTTGGACTACTCCTTCCGGCAACGCTACCTTTTCCACCTCCTGGGCTGCCAAGCATAACTTTTCAGTTGGTGATATTCTGG CCTTCAACTTCACCACTGGAGTACATGACCTTGCTACAGTTAGCCAAGTTGCTTTTGATGCCTGCAACACAAGCAGTAATATCACCCTTACAAAAACTGGACCGGCCAACTTCACCCTCAATTCCACCGGAAGCTACTATTTCATCTGCACCTTCCCTCAGCACTGCTCCAGGGGACAAAAGTTAGCCATTAATGTCACCAACGCTAATTCCTCCGGCACTAGTCCACCACCTCCGGCTGGAGTTATATTGGCGTCTCCGCCTCCACCGAGTGGCTCATCAGCCTCATCTCTTGCTGCTACTTTCTCTCTTATTCTCATCACCATTTCCTCAACTATCTTTTATCGATTTTAG